From a region of the Drosophila virilis strain 15010-1051.87 chromosome 3, Dvir_AGI_RSII-ME, whole genome shotgun sequence genome:
- the Adi1 gene encoding acireductone dioxygenase, whose amino-acid sequence MVQVWFMDSEDSDQRLEHKRNPPIYLDLATLYKKTGVEYFRINADDHENDELLKELRSKRGYTYEDQITCSEQCLPDYLNKLKAFYTEHLHTDEEIRLVLDGSGYFDVRDGEDNWLRIEVVKGDMIIIPAGIYHRFTLDSKNYIKARRYFIGEPVWAPHNRPADNMDCRKAYLQHLVELGKA is encoded by the exons ATGGTGCAGGTGTGGTTTATGGACAGCGAGGACAGCGATCAGCGGCTGGAGCACAAACGCAATCCACCCATCTACTTggatctggcaacgctgtacAAGAAAACCGGCGTGGAGTACTTTCGG ATCAATGCCGACGACCATGAGAACGATGAGCTGCTGAAAGAACTGCGCAGCAAGCGTGGCTACACCTACGAGGATCAG ATCACCTGCTCCGAGCAGTGCCTGCCGGATTATCTGAACAAGCTGAAGGCCTTCTACACGGAACACTTGCACACGGATGAGGAAATTCGCTTGGTTCTCGATGGCTCCGGTTATTTCGATGTGCGCGA cGGCGAGGACAACTGGCTGCGCATTGAGGTGGTTAAGGGGGATATGATTATTATACCGGCGGGCATTTACCATCGTTTCACACTGGACAGCAAG AACTACATTAAAGCGCGTCGTTATTTTATTGGTGAGCCCGTTTGGGCTCCACACAATCGGCCGGCGGACAACATGGACTGCCGCAAGGCTTATTTGCAGCATTTAGTGGAATTGGGCAAAGCCTAG